A stretch of Borrelia turcica IST7 DNA encodes these proteins:
- a CDS encoding YbaB/EbfC family nucleoid-associated protein, protein MAVGPLDFLKNMSNLKDNVENIKKEISQISVYGRVGSDVVIVEMNGEFIVKKVTIKEEFFSDLDNEALEHMIKAAFNDAISKVKEEIKTKTMDSIPFGI, encoded by the coding sequence GTGGCAGTGGGTCCTCTAGATTTTTTAAAAAATATGTCAAACCTTAAAGACAATGTTGAGAATATTAAAAAGGAGATATCTCAAATTAGTGTTTATGGTAGGGTAGGGAGTGATGTTGTTATTGTTGAGATGAACGGAGAGTTTATTGTTAAAAAGGTTACAATTAAGGAAGAATTTTTTAGTGACCTAGACAATGAAGCTCTTGAACATATGATAAAAGCGGCTTTTAATGATGCTATTTCTAAGGTTAAAGAAGAGATTAAAACAAAAACAATGGACTCTATTCCATTTGGGATTTAA
- a CDS encoding nucleoside-diphosphate kinase, producing MSTLIQKTLCIIKPDGVRRGLIGNVIARFERAGLKIVATKMVLVNRKMAEAHYLYDDIAVRHGEVVWQSLIDFIMSSPVFAFVVEGVESIEVVRKLCGSTEPKTASPGTIRGDFSYHSFNYANEKKFSIYNIIHASANVTDALREIPIWFKENEIVTYKRDDELEHYYN from the coding sequence GTGTCTACTTTAATACAAAAAACTTTATGCATTATTAAACCCGATGGTGTTAGAAGAGGTTTAATTGGTAATGTTATTGCTAGATTTGAGAGAGCAGGATTGAAAATTGTGGCTACTAAGATGGTTTTAGTTAATAGAAAGATGGCTGAGGCACATTATTTGTATGATGATATTGCTGTAAGGCACGGAGAAGTTGTTTGGCAGTCTTTAATTGATTTTATAATGAGTTCTCCCGTTTTTGCGTTTGTGGTTGAGGGTGTTGAATCTATTGAAGTTGTCAGAAAACTATGTGGCTCTACAGAGCCAAAAACAGCTTCCCCTGGAACAATAAGAGGTGATTTTTCTTATCATAGCTTTAACTATGCAAATGAGAAAAAATTTTCAATTTATAATATCATACATGCTTCTGCTAATGTTACGGATGCTCTTCGTGAAATACCAATTTGGTTTAAGGAAAATGAAATTGTAACTTATAAAAGAGACGATGAGCTTGAACATTATTATAATTGA
- the recR gene encoding recombination mediator RecR, with translation MIIKDLITLISKLPGIGKKTAVRMVYDILSNNEEYAKNLGQSLINLHSKIRKCKNCYNFTEKEFCDICTDLNRNKDLICVVETPQDLEVIESTKEYDGFYFVLHGHLDPLKDIGPSRLNLDKLAGYVKDLGAREVIVATEFSIEGDVTANYINSILKDIKVNVTRIASGLPVGGSISSADKITTLRAFRLRLKI, from the coding sequence TTGATTATAAAAGATTTAATTACTTTAATTTCTAAGTTGCCCGGCATAGGTAAAAAGACGGCAGTACGAATGGTTTATGATATTTTATCTAATAATGAGGAATATGCAAAAAACCTTGGTCAAAGTTTAATTAATCTTCATTCTAAGATAAGAAAATGTAAGAATTGTTACAATTTTACCGAGAAGGAATTTTGTGATATTTGTACAGATTTAAATAGAAATAAGGATTTAATTTGTGTCGTGGAAACACCACAAGATTTAGAAGTTATTGAATCTACTAAAGAGTATGATGGATTTTATTTTGTGCTACATGGGCATCTTGATCCTTTAAAAGATATTGGACCTAGTAGATTAAATCTTGATAAGCTAGCAGGATATGTTAAAGATCTTGGAGCTCGAGAAGTAATTGTTGCTACAGAATTTAGTATTGAGGGAGATGTAACGGCGAACTATATTAATAGTATTTTAAAGGATATAAAGGTTAATGTCACAAGAATAGCCTCTGGTCTTCCTGTTGGAGGAAGTATTAGTAGTGCAGATAAAATTACTACTCTTAGGGCTTTTCGTTTGAGACTTAAGATATAA
- the dnaX gene encoding DNA polymerase III subunit gamma/tau, giving the protein MISSRGTAIKRRPRDFNSLEGQDFVVETLKHSIEKNKIANAYIFSGPRGVGKTSSARAFARCLNCKSGPTITPCGVCTSCKSIDNDNSLDIIEIDGASNTSVQDVRQIKEEIMFPPASSRYRIYIIDEVHMLSNSAFNALLKTIEEPPSYIVFIFATTEVHKLPDTIKSRCQHFNFRLLPLNKIYEMLKQICLEDNIKYEDEALKWISYKSGGSVRDSYTLFDQIVSFSNSDIKLEQIKTKMGLTSDEFLEKMALSILDEDLKELIHVLDASFLTGISCEQFLLDAIEFFREILFLKLDIKNLTFVGVKSESLREKLLSFDLNHVERSISILLETYRDLQFSVNPKYELEINFIKILRLKDYIPNHILIKQIQNIEDRVYSEVGFSVDDIDLNPEVENIASMEVDLDKSEPISLETEVEPSENLDSDEIDEIFIETKDGFNKLEESDKIKERFIYFVSKYVQTLVYSGEVVIENGILYYKVFSVFEYNQLKVYQNDIKTEFGKEFPKLGVVFQNHFKDSDDEFESEVMKIKNIFGAIEVKE; this is encoded by the coding sequence ATGATATCTTCAAGAGGTACTGCCATTAAGAGACGTCCTAGAGATTTTAATTCTCTTGAGGGACAAGATTTTGTTGTTGAAACCTTAAAACATTCAATAGAGAAAAATAAGATAGCGAATGCTTATATATTTTCAGGACCAAGAGGTGTTGGTAAGACTTCTTCTGCAAGAGCTTTTGCTAGGTGCTTAAATTGTAAATCAGGCCCAACGATTACTCCTTGTGGGGTATGTACCAGTTGTAAATCTATTGATAATGATAATAGTCTTGATATTATTGAAATAGATGGTGCTTCCAATACTTCTGTGCAGGATGTTAGACAAATTAAGGAAGAAATAATGTTTCCTCCTGCTAGTTCAAGGTATAGAATTTATATTATTGATGAAGTACATATGCTTTCAAATTCTGCCTTTAATGCGCTTTTAAAGACAATTGAAGAACCTCCTAGTTATATTGTTTTTATTTTTGCCACTACAGAAGTACATAAACTTCCCGATACAATAAAGAGTAGATGTCAACATTTTAATTTTAGACTTTTACCTTTAAATAAGATTTATGAGATGTTAAAGCAGATTTGCCTTGAAGATAATATTAAATATGAGGATGAAGCATTAAAATGGATTTCTTATAAGAGTGGAGGAAGTGTAAGAGATTCTTATACTCTTTTTGATCAAATTGTTTCTTTTAGTAATTCTGACATCAAACTTGAACAAATAAAAACTAAGATGGGATTGACTAGTGACGAGTTTTTAGAAAAAATGGCATTAAGTATCCTTGATGAAGATTTAAAAGAATTAATTCATGTTCTAGATGCTTCTTTTTTGACAGGAATTTCATGTGAACAATTTCTTCTTGATGCGATTGAGTTTTTTAGAGAAATATTATTTTTAAAATTAGATATTAAAAATCTTACTTTTGTTGGGGTTAAATCTGAGAGTCTAAGAGAAAAATTATTGAGTTTTGATTTAAATCATGTCGAGAGAAGTATTAGTATATTGCTTGAAACTTATAGGGATTTACAGTTTTCAGTAAATCCTAAATATGAACTTGAAATTAATTTCATTAAAATACTTAGACTTAAAGATTATATTCCAAATCATATTTTAATTAAGCAGATACAAAATATTGAAGATAGGGTATACAGTGAGGTTGGGTTTAGTGTAGATGATATTGACTTAAATCCAGAAGTAGAAAACATTGCTTCAATGGAAGTTGATTTAGATAAAAGTGAACCTATTTCTTTGGAAACTGAAGTTGAGCCTTCTGAAAATTTAGATTCTGATGAGATTGATGAGATTTTTATAGAGACAAAAGATGGCTTTAATAAGTTAGAAGAGAGTGATAAAATTAAAGAAAGGTTTATTTATTTTGTATCTAAGTATGTACAAACCTTGGTATATTCTGGAGAGGTTGTGATTGAAAATGGCATACTTTATTATAAGGTTTTTAGTGTATTTGAGTATAATCAGCTTAAGGTTTATCAAAATGACATAAAGACTGAGTTTGGTAAGGAATTTCCTAAATTAGGGGTTGTATTTCAGAACCATTTTAAGGATAGTGATGATGAATTTGAAAGTGAAGTTATGAAAATTAAAAACATTTTTGGAGCAATTGAGGTAAAGGAGTAA